A genomic stretch from Marinimicrobium sp. C6131 includes:
- a CDS encoding glycoside hydrolase family 43 protein, translating to MTFRTSIISLVTLAMAFLLGCQSPGKPNDTGAYVFSSFRGNGEDGLHLAYSHDGLTWKALKNDTTFLEPEVGQGLMRDPCIIQGPEGTFHMVWTTGWWDQGLGVAHSDDLVNWSEQQFVPVMAHEPTARNTWAPEIIWDDQNDQYVIYWASTIPGQFPETADSGDDGLNHRIYYTTTKDFQTYSDTKLFYEPGFNVIDSTIIPDGDGYVMILKDETRHPAEKNLRVARSDSLYGPWTEPSEPFTPEGVWVEGPTLLDLGEEVIVYYDEYTNKRYGAMRTRDFDTWTDISDEISFPEGTRHGTVLRVSNATLEALLEEVE from the coding sequence ATGACCTTCCGGACTTCCATCATTTCTCTGGTGACTTTAGCGATGGCTTTCCTGCTCGGCTGTCAGTCGCCGGGCAAACCGAACGACACCGGTGCTTATGTCTTTTCCTCCTTTCGGGGCAATGGGGAGGACGGCCTGCATCTGGCGTACAGTCATGACGGGCTGACCTGGAAAGCGTTGAAAAACGATACGACCTTCCTCGAGCCCGAAGTCGGTCAGGGACTGATGCGCGATCCTTGCATCATTCAAGGGCCCGAGGGGACCTTTCACATGGTGTGGACCACCGGTTGGTGGGATCAGGGGCTGGGGGTGGCGCACTCCGATGATCTGGTGAACTGGTCCGAACAACAGTTCGTCCCGGTAATGGCTCATGAACCAACGGCGAGAAATACCTGGGCGCCGGAAATCATCTGGGATGATCAGAATGATCAGTATGTGATTTATTGGGCCAGCACCATCCCGGGACAATTCCCTGAAACCGCCGATAGTGGCGACGACGGCCTGAACCACCGGATCTATTACACGACCACCAAAGATTTTCAGACCTACAGCGACACCAAACTGTTCTATGAGCCCGGGTTCAATGTGATTGACTCCACCATCATTCCCGATGGGGACGGTTATGTCATGATCCTGAAAGATGAGACTCGTCATCCCGCCGAGAAAAATCTGCGAGTGGCCCGCAGTGACAGTCTCTATGGGCCCTGGACGGAGCCGTCCGAGCCGTTTACGCCAGAAGGCGTGTGGGTGGAGGGGCCGACCCTGCTCGATCTGGGTGAAGAGGTTATCGTCTATTACGACGAGTACACCAACAAACGCTACGGCGCGATGCGCACCCGTGATTTTGATACCTGGACGGATATTTCAGACGAGATCAGCTTCCCGGAGGGAACCCGACACGGGACGGTACTGCGCGTATCAAACGCGACGTTGGAAGCGTTGTTGGAGGAAGTTGAGTAA
- a CDS encoding DeoR/GlpR family DNA-binding transcription regulator, with protein sequence MLEKQRHKLLLDILDEQQFVSVNDLSTQLNASEATIRRDITKLSNQGQLRKIRGGAEVLKVQDRKVRRPHISGSAFLAAKEQRADVKRLIAQEAVKLCEDGEFIIINGGSSTYMMKEFLADRHLNVLTNSFVLAQDLSEVSDNQITLPGGELYRKQGIILSAFENDTIQYYHASKMFMGTPGIGEFGVMESDPLLIQTEQKLKKQADQLIILADSTKLNKRSNFILCPLADVDILITDSEADPKTVRFFEDQNIKVILVDVSQAE encoded by the coding sequence ATGCTGGAAAAACAACGCCACAAACTGCTGCTGGACATTCTCGACGAACAACAGTTTGTCAGTGTCAACGACCTGTCCACGCAACTGAACGCCTCTGAAGCCACCATCCGGAGGGACATCACCAAGCTGTCCAATCAGGGCCAGCTGCGCAAAATCCGGGGCGGGGCCGAGGTGCTCAAAGTCCAGGACCGGAAAGTCCGTCGCCCGCACATTTCCGGCTCGGCGTTTCTCGCGGCCAAGGAACAGCGGGCCGATGTCAAACGGTTGATCGCACAGGAAGCGGTGAAATTGTGTGAGGACGGCGAATTCATCATCATCAACGGCGGTAGCTCGACCTACATGATGAAGGAGTTTCTGGCCGACCGTCACCTGAACGTGCTGACCAACTCCTTTGTGCTTGCCCAGGACCTGTCGGAAGTCAGTGACAACCAGATTACCCTGCCCGGCGGGGAGCTCTACCGGAAACAGGGCATCATCCTGAGCGCCTTTGAGAACGACACCATCCAGTATTACCACGCCAGTAAAATGTTCATGGGAACGCCGGGGATTGGCGAGTTTGGGGTCATGGAATCAGACCCGCTGTTGATCCAGACCGAGCAGAAACTGAAAAAGCAGGCGGATCAGTTGATCATCCTGGCGGACAGCACCAAGCTCAACAAGCGCAGCAACTTCATTCTGTGTCCGCTCGCGGATGTGGACATTCTGATCACGGACAGCGAAGCCGATCCAAAGACCGTGCGCTTTTTTGAAGATCAGAACATCAAAGTGATTCTGGTTGACGTGAGCCAGGCGGAATAA
- the tpiA gene encoding triose-phosphate isomerase has protein sequence MKQRLVIGNWKMNGSLADNILWATHFRHGLKSQTLQDVEVAVCPPFPYLQSIRSILPDVVQLGAQDVSSECIGAFTGEVSVNMLKELQCRYVIVGHSERRARMGESDIDVAGKFKLVSLAGLTPVLCVGETEQERRQEQTRSVISHQIQAVIDTSGTHAFRNAVIAYEPVWAIGTGVSAELADIQATHALIRAQLSDNGLDADDVTLLYGGSLKPGNSEEIFSLPNVDGGLIGGASLKAADFLDICWAAQTRPPKPKMRSTKNVHYQDF, from the coding sequence GTGAAACAACGCCTGGTGATTGGCAACTGGAAGATGAACGGCAGCCTGGCCGACAATATTCTCTGGGCGACCCACTTTCGCCACGGACTGAAATCCCAGACGCTTCAGGACGTGGAGGTCGCCGTCTGCCCTCCCTTTCCTTACCTGCAATCCATTCGTTCGATATTGCCCGATGTCGTGCAGCTTGGCGCCCAGGATGTCAGCTCGGAGTGTATTGGCGCTTTCACGGGTGAAGTCAGTGTCAACATGCTCAAGGAGCTCCAGTGCCGCTATGTGATCGTCGGACATTCCGAGCGACGGGCTCGCATGGGAGAAAGCGATATCGACGTTGCCGGAAAATTCAAGCTGGTTTCGTTGGCAGGGCTGACCCCGGTGTTGTGTGTCGGTGAAACGGAACAGGAGCGACGACAGGAGCAGACCCGATCGGTCATCTCCCACCAGATTCAGGCGGTGATTGATACCTCTGGTACACACGCGTTCCGCAACGCGGTCATTGCCTATGAGCCGGTGTGGGCAATTGGTACCGGGGTATCCGCCGAGCTGGCGGACATTCAGGCCACCCATGCTTTGATCAGAGCGCAACTGTCTGACAACGGCCTGGACGCCGATGACGTCACCCTGCTTTATGGCGGCAGTCTCAAACCCGGCAACAGTGAGGAAATCTTTTCATTGCCCAATGTCGATGGCGGTCTGATTGGCGGTGCCTCCCTGAAAGCCGCCGACTTTCTGGACATCTGCTGGGCCGCTCAGACTCGGCCGCCCAAGCCCAAAATGAGATCCACAAAAAACGTCCACTACCAAGACTTTTAG
- a CDS encoding LutC/YkgG family protein, protein MDSRTRIIERIRQSIGSDHAGEDLEAAFKTLCETQADTPAQPALSHVETVSRFISEAQRNGAVVTELENLEQVQHWLEREADSQSVPPTLSLSPQIAASQSDWGSLTLSDDTPQPVQSWGLVRAHSAMAETGTIMSLSRDCPSRLLFLVERLIVLIDKRDIVRFQEDAWERLHDGQPLPRTVNLVTGPSRTADIEQQIQIGAHGPRRTDYLIVESLPQ, encoded by the coding sequence ATGGATAGTCGCACCCGTATTATCGAGCGCATTCGTCAGTCCATCGGCAGCGACCACGCGGGCGAGGACCTGGAAGCGGCCTTCAAAACACTGTGTGAGACGCAGGCCGACACGCCGGCCCAACCGGCACTCAGCCATGTGGAAACCGTCTCACGCTTTATCAGTGAAGCCCAGCGCAACGGCGCCGTGGTGACCGAGCTGGAAAATCTGGAGCAGGTTCAGCACTGGCTGGAGCGCGAGGCGGACAGTCAGAGCGTTCCCCCCACCCTGTCGCTGTCCCCCCAAATCGCCGCGAGCCAATCCGATTGGGGATCACTGACCCTTTCCGACGACACACCACAGCCGGTTCAGAGTTGGGGGCTGGTGCGCGCCCACTCGGCGATGGCTGAAACCGGGACCATCATGTCCCTGAGTCGTGACTGCCCGAGCAGGTTGTTGTTTCTGGTGGAGCGGCTGATTGTGTTGATCGACAAGCGGGACATTGTCCGCTTTCAGGAAGATGCCTGGGAGAGACTGCACGACGGTCAGCCTCTGCCGCGAACAGTCAACCTGGTCACCGGCCCCTCCAGGACCGCCGATATCGAGCAACAGATTCAGATTGGCGCCCATGGACCGCGCCGGACCGATTACCTGATTGTTGAGTCCCTGCCCCAGTGA
- a CDS encoding LutB/LldF family L-lactate oxidation iron-sulfur protein yields the protein MSGVEIQEPDFIARSRGALDDDNLQQALEKAGSGFVHKRQAAIERVPNFEAMRDRALRARQRALKNLDVYLLHFEKKVQEAGGQVHWVETPEQMRETVVGLCRQYEAKTVTKGKSMVGEEVELNEALEEAGIEPQETDLGEYVIQLAHERPSHIVAPALHKTKAQVQALFRENHPLGERDLDAVESIVNEARDVIRERFLQADVGITGANMLIAETGTAAIVTNEGNGDLTATLPKTHIVTTSIDKVIPTWKDASAILRVLARSATGQDITTYTTFFTGPKGAQDKDGPENFHIVLMDNRRTEILGTEFQDMLHCIRCGACMNHCPVYQSVGGHTYNSVYPGPMGAVLTPLLRHGKDDYQLPNASTFCGRCESVCPVRIPLPGLMRKLRDKEQREATKPKASTLAVRLFCRLSRRPGLYRHLTSPAVKVMRWLAGNRGRFRSLPMMSSWTRYRDFSAPQGSSFQTQWRQQPQRQSHPENRRHG from the coding sequence ATGAGCGGTGTCGAGATACAGGAACCGGACTTCATCGCCCGCTCCCGGGGCGCCCTGGATGACGACAACCTGCAGCAGGCCCTGGAAAAGGCCGGCTCGGGTTTTGTGCACAAACGCCAGGCGGCGATCGAGCGGGTGCCCAACTTCGAAGCCATGCGCGATCGCGCTCTGCGCGCGCGCCAACGTGCGCTGAAAAATCTGGATGTCTACCTGCTGCACTTTGAAAAGAAAGTGCAGGAAGCCGGCGGGCAGGTCCATTGGGTCGAAACCCCCGAGCAGATGCGCGAGACCGTCGTCGGGCTGTGTCGTCAGTACGAGGCCAAAACCGTCACCAAGGGCAAGTCCATGGTGGGCGAGGAAGTCGAGCTGAATGAGGCGCTCGAGGAAGCCGGTATTGAACCCCAGGAAACCGATCTGGGCGAATACGTCATTCAACTGGCACACGAACGACCCAGCCACATCGTCGCCCCGGCATTGCACAAAACCAAGGCCCAGGTTCAGGCCCTGTTCCGTGAAAATCACCCGCTGGGCGAGCGGGATCTCGACGCGGTCGAGTCCATCGTCAACGAAGCGCGGGATGTTATCCGTGAACGATTCCTGCAGGCGGATGTGGGGATCACCGGCGCCAATATGTTGATTGCCGAAACCGGCACCGCCGCGATTGTGACCAATGAGGGCAATGGCGACCTGACCGCCACTCTGCCCAAAACCCATATCGTGACCACATCCATCGACAAGGTGATACCCACCTGGAAAGACGCCAGCGCGATCCTCCGGGTGCTGGCCCGCAGCGCCACCGGGCAGGACATTACCACCTACACCACTTTTTTTACCGGCCCCAAGGGCGCCCAGGATAAAGACGGGCCGGAGAACTTTCACATCGTCCTGATGGACAACCGGCGCACAGAAATTCTGGGCACGGAATTCCAGGACATGCTGCACTGCATTCGCTGCGGTGCCTGTATGAATCACTGCCCGGTCTATCAGTCCGTGGGCGGGCACACCTATAACAGCGTCTACCCCGGCCCCATGGGCGCCGTGCTTACCCCCCTGCTGCGCCACGGGAAGGATGACTATCAGCTGCCCAATGCCAGTACCTTCTGCGGGCGCTGCGAGTCGGTGTGCCCGGTGCGAATTCCCCTGCCCGGCCTGATGCGCAAGTTGCGGGATAAGGAGCAGCGTGAAGCAACGAAGCCCAAGGCATCAACCCTGGCCGTCAGACTGTTCTGCCGGCTGAGCCGCCGCCCCGGCCTCTATCGACACCTGACCAGTCCGGCGGTGAAGGTAATGCGTTGGCTGGCGGGCAACCGGGGACGTTTCCGCTCGCTACCCATGATGTCCAGCTGGACCCGGTACCGGGATTTCTCCGCGCCCCAGGGGTCCAGCTTCCAGACACAGTGGCGGCAACAGCCACAACGTCAATCGCACCCGGAGAACCGTCGCCATGGATAG
- a CDS encoding (Fe-S)-binding protein, with protein MSNNQSSQGPQVGLFITCPVDLIRPSIGFATVKLLEQAGCTVSVPEQSCCGQVAFNNGLPDETRALAWNIVQSFKDFDYVVTPSGSCGGMIREHYPELFAGDPRRAEVESFCRKVFELTSFLTDVLDYMPDTPNIDLSSQKVTYHDSCAGLRELGIKQQPRRLLKQCSGVEVTEMADTDVCCGFGGTFCVKYSDVSNRMVGDKTRNIQQSGASMVLGGDLSCLLNIAGKLHRETDPASGNPVVQVRHIAEVLAGDLATPAIGETAADSGKTS; from the coding sequence ATGTCGAATAACCAGTCATCACAAGGCCCTCAAGTCGGCCTGTTTATTACCTGCCCGGTGGACCTGATACGGCCCAGCATCGGCTTTGCGACTGTAAAACTGTTGGAGCAGGCGGGTTGCACCGTCAGCGTGCCGGAACAGAGTTGCTGCGGACAGGTCGCGTTCAACAACGGGCTTCCCGACGAGACGCGCGCATTGGCCTGGAACATTGTGCAGAGTTTCAAAGACTTTGATTACGTCGTCACGCCGTCCGGCTCCTGCGGAGGCATGATCAGGGAGCACTACCCCGAACTGTTCGCCGGGGATCCCCGACGCGCCGAGGTCGAGTCCTTTTGCCGCAAGGTGTTTGAGCTGACCAGTTTTCTCACGGATGTGCTGGACTATATGCCGGACACCCCCAACATCGACTTGAGTTCACAGAAAGTGACCTACCACGATAGCTGCGCCGGCCTGCGCGAGTTGGGCATCAAACAGCAGCCGCGTCGTCTGTTGAAGCAGTGTTCAGGGGTCGAGGTGACCGAGATGGCCGACACCGATGTCTGCTGTGGCTTTGGCGGCACTTTCTGCGTCAAGTACTCGGATGTGTCCAACCGTATGGTCGGCGACAAAACCCGGAACATTCAACAATCGGGTGCCTCCATGGTGCTGGGCGGCGACCTGTCCTGCCTGTTGAATATCGCCGGCAAGCTGCACAGGGAGACCGATCCGGCCTCTGGCAACCCCGTGGTTCAGGTGCGTCACATTGCCGAAGTGCTGGCGGGTGATCTCGCCACGCCCGCTATCGGCGAAACCGCCGCCGACTCGGGGAAAACATCATGA
- the rhaI gene encoding L-rhamnose catabolism isomerase — protein sequence MKYAIQPDVLSAHNDKLVSDLNRDFEVLGEQLSRKGVDINALTEKAQAFDIAVPSWGTGTGGTRFARFPGIGEPRNIFEKVEDCAVIHQLSGCASAISPHFPWDVVDDFSELKAHSDSYGLSWSSVNSNTFQDQPDQAQSYKYGSLTHTSAAVREQAIAHNIQVIEWGKQLGSDTLTVWVGDGSNHPGQQHFQRAFERYLDSAKAIYAALPGDWEMHLEHKVFEPAFYSTVIQDWGSNILAAMETGERCKSLVDLGHHAPNVNIEMIVSRLIQFKKLGGFHFNDSKYGDDDLDSGSIHPYQQFLIFNELVDAEHRKQPGFSPAYMLDQSHNVTDPIESLINSAIEVQRSYIKALLVDRTALEGYQQDNDALMASNTLKEAFNVDVSPILAMARYRKNAAINPLATYRASRYREQAAVARPDAGGSRSGIV from the coding sequence ATGAAATACGCCATTCAGCCTGACGTCCTCTCGGCGCACAATGACAAACTGGTCTCCGATCTCAACCGGGATTTTGAGGTTCTGGGCGAGCAGCTCTCCCGCAAGGGCGTTGATATCAACGCTCTGACCGAAAAAGCGCAGGCCTTCGACATTGCCGTACCCTCCTGGGGCACCGGCACCGGCGGTACCCGCTTTGCCCGCTTCCCCGGCATCGGTGAACCGCGGAACATCTTTGAGAAAGTGGAAGACTGCGCGGTCATCCATCAGCTCTCGGGCTGTGCCAGCGCCATTTCGCCCCACTTTCCCTGGGACGTGGTGGATGACTTCAGTGAACTGAAAGCCCACTCCGACAGCTACGGCCTGAGCTGGAGTTCCGTGAACTCCAACACCTTCCAGGATCAGCCGGACCAGGCGCAGTCCTACAAGTACGGCAGCCTCACCCACACCAGTGCGGCGGTCCGCGAGCAGGCCATCGCCCACAACATCCAGGTGATCGAGTGGGGCAAGCAATTGGGCTCCGATACCCTGACGGTCTGGGTCGGCGATGGCTCAAACCATCCGGGCCAACAACACTTCCAACGCGCGTTTGAGCGCTACCTGGACAGCGCCAAGGCCATTTACGCCGCCCTGCCCGGTGACTGGGAAATGCACCTGGAACACAAGGTGTTCGAACCGGCCTTCTACTCCACGGTCATTCAGGACTGGGGCAGCAACATCCTGGCGGCCATGGAAACCGGCGAGCGGTGCAAGTCTCTGGTGGATCTGGGCCATCACGCGCCCAACGTCAATATCGAGATGATCGTCTCGCGGCTGATTCAATTCAAGAAGCTCGGCGGTTTCCACTTCAACGACAGCAAGTACGGTGATGATGATCTGGACAGCGGCTCCATTCATCCCTACCAGCAGTTCCTGATCTTCAACGAACTGGTGGATGCCGAGCACCGCAAACAGCCCGGTTTTTCACCGGCCTATATGCTCGACCAATCGCACAATGTCACCGATCCGATCGAAAGTCTGATCAATTCCGCGATTGAGGTGCAGCGCTCTTACATCAAGGCCCTACTGGTTGACCGCACGGCACTTGAAGGTTACCAGCAGGACAATGATGCCCTGATGGCGAGCAACACACTGAAAGAAGCGTTCAACGTCGACGTTTCTCCGATTCTGGCCATGGCCCGTTACCGGAAAAACGCCGCGATCAATCCGCTCGCCACCTACCGGGCCTCCCGGTACCGCGAGCAGGCGGCGGTGGCTCGCCCGGACGCTGGTGGCAGCCGTTCCGGTATTGTGTAG
- a CDS encoding bifunctional rhamnulose-1-phosphate aldolase/short-chain dehydrogenase: protein MASKLDNLWNDQEAAKMSEPELLKYRSNLLGSDLRITNFGGGNTSAKLTMKDPLNGRDAEVLWVKGSGGDLGSIKLDGFSTLYMEKLHQLKDLYRGLEHEDEMVGYLPHCTFNLNPRAASIDTPLHAYIPHKHVDHMHPDAAIAIACTKNSKELTETIFEGEMGWLPWQRPGYDLGLKLEKVAKDNPNLKGIMLEGHGIFTWGPTAKDCYLTTLNIIQRAQDWLEANNKTDAFGGIKYDNPLDESHRQTVISELMPRIRGKITNDQRKIGHFNDSDTVLQFVNSKDLEPLAALGTSCPDHFLRTKIRPLVLDFDPTAKDLDAELARCVKGLDQQLEAYRKEYAEYYNRCKRDNSPAMRDPNAVVYLVPGVGMITFAKDKATARIAGEFYVNAINVMREANGVSEYVGLPEQEAFDIEYWLLEEAKLQRMPKPKSLAGRIAFITGGAGGIGKSTAIRMAEQGACIMLADIDQAGLDRAQDELSQAFGKDVIRQVHCDVTKPESVAGAMADVAREFGGIDILVSNAGIASSAPLDETSLDLWDKNISILATGYFLVGREGFKLMKRQNTGGSVVFIVSKNGLVASPGASAYCTAKAAEIQLARCIALEGAPLGIRCNVVNPDAVLRGSKIWDGEWRQERAAAYDISNEELEEHYRQRSMLKRSVLPEDIAEAAYFFAADLSAKSTGNIINVDAGHAPSFTR, encoded by the coding sequence CTCTGGAATGATCAAGAAGCCGCCAAAATGAGCGAACCCGAGCTGTTGAAGTACCGTTCCAACCTGCTCGGCTCCGACCTGCGCATCACCAACTTTGGCGGAGGTAACACCTCGGCCAAGCTCACCATGAAGGATCCCCTGAACGGTCGGGACGCCGAGGTGCTCTGGGTAAAAGGCTCCGGAGGTGATCTGGGCTCGATCAAGCTCGATGGTTTCTCCACCCTTTATATGGAGAAGCTGCACCAACTGAAGGACCTGTACCGGGGCCTGGAGCACGAAGACGAGATGGTGGGCTATCTGCCCCACTGCACCTTCAACCTGAATCCCCGCGCGGCCAGCATCGACACGCCGCTGCATGCCTACATCCCTCACAAGCATGTCGACCACATGCACCCGGATGCCGCCATCGCCATTGCCTGCACCAAGAACAGCAAAGAATTGACCGAAACGATTTTCGAAGGCGAAATGGGCTGGCTGCCCTGGCAGCGCCCGGGCTACGACCTGGGGCTGAAGCTGGAAAAAGTGGCCAAAGACAACCCCAACCTGAAGGGCATCATGCTGGAAGGTCACGGTATCTTTACCTGGGGCCCCACGGCCAAAGACTGTTACCTGACCACGCTGAACATCATTCAGCGCGCGCAGGACTGGCTGGAAGCGAACAACAAAACCGACGCCTTCGGCGGCATCAAGTATGACAACCCCCTGGATGAAAGCCATCGGCAAACCGTCATCAGCGAACTGATGCCCCGGATTCGCGGCAAAATCACCAACGACCAGCGCAAAATCGGCCACTTCAACGATTCCGATACCGTGCTGCAGTTCGTGAACTCCAAAGACCTGGAGCCGCTGGCCGCGCTGGGCACCTCCTGCCCGGACCACTTCCTGCGCACCAAGATCCGCCCGCTGGTATTGGATTTCGACCCCACCGCCAAAGATCTCGATGCTGAACTGGCACGCTGCGTAAAAGGATTGGACCAGCAACTTGAAGCCTACCGCAAGGAGTACGCGGAGTATTACAATCGTTGTAAGCGGGACAACAGCCCGGCCATGCGCGACCCCAATGCGGTGGTGTACCTGGTGCCGGGGGTCGGCATGATCACCTTTGCCAAAGACAAGGCCACCGCGCGTATTGCCGGTGAGTTCTACGTCAACGCCATCAACGTGATGCGCGAAGCCAACGGCGTCAGCGAGTATGTGGGCCTGCCGGAGCAGGAAGCCTTTGATATTGAATACTGGCTGCTTGAGGAAGCGAAACTGCAGCGCATGCCCAAACCCAAGTCTCTGGCCGGTCGCATCGCCTTCATCACCGGCGGCGCCGGTGGTATCGGCAAATCCACGGCCATCCGTATGGCCGAGCAAGGCGCCTGCATTATGTTGGCCGACATTGACCAGGCCGGTCTCGACCGCGCACAAGATGAGCTGAGCCAGGCCTTCGGCAAGGATGTTATTCGTCAGGTGCACTGCGATGTGACCAAACCCGAATCGGTCGCCGGCGCCATGGCCGACGTCGCCCGGGAGTTCGGCGGCATCGACATCCTGGTGTCCAACGCCGGCATTGCCAGCTCTGCGCCACTGGACGAAACCAGCCTGGATCTGTGGGATAAAAACATCAGCATCCTGGCCACCGGTTACTTTCTGGTCGGCCGCGAAGGCTTTAAGCTGATGAAGCGACAGAACACTGGCGGTTCCGTAGTCTTTATTGTCAGCAAAAACGGCCTGGTGGCTTCTCCCGGCGCGTCGGCATACTGCACAGCCAAAGCCGCCGAAATCCAGTTGGCCCGCTGTATTGCTCTGGAGGGAGCCCCGCTGGGTATTCGCTGCAATGTGGTCAATCCCGACGCGGTACTGCGCGGTTCCAAAATCTGGGACGGCGAGTGGCGCCAGGAGCGTGCCGCGGCGTACGATATCAGTAACGAAGAACTGGAAGAGCACTATCGCCAGCGCAGTATGCTCAAGCGTTCGGTGTTGCCGGAAGATATCGCCGAGGCCGCCTACTTCTTCGCTGCGGATCTGTCGGCCAAGTCCACCGGTAATATCATCAACGTCGATGCCGGTCACGCGCCATCCTTTACCCGATAA